A window of Rhododendron vialii isolate Sample 1 chromosome 11a, ASM3025357v1 contains these coding sequences:
- the LOC131307267 gene encoding disease resistance protein At4g27190-like isoform X2, whose protein sequence is MRNLKRKVEYLSGQENDINSQMSNAERRPGRRPKKEVEVWLTNVQRLKDDVQRLEQEVVGETMNVSSRMRLGKDIAKKILEVQEIQKKGNDFNSLMIDEDTTGRLLQPLMEDFVKCTKARNIENIWKCMMNDDVTKIGVYGMGGVGKTTTMKYIHNQLLEEKDKFDNVYWVTVPKAFHIIKLQSAIAKAQKLRFLDDEDETIRTSELYAVLNQQKRYVLILDDVWERFDLDSVGIPEPKRSNGCKLVLTTRSLEVCKRMKCTPVKVDLLTEEEALTLFSSIVVGNDSVLAPDVKEIAAKIAKECACLPLAIVTLAGSCRVLKGTRDWRNALNELITSTEDASDDVSKVFEQLKFSYSRLENKVLQDCFLYCSLYPEDHFIPVNELIEYWIAEELIVDMDSVEAKLDKGHAVLGKLTSSCLLESVTDNLKHECVRMHDLIRDMALRITASSPRFMVNAGETKKRVPYEPWSDDLERISFMDSLISELPITPPNCPRLTTLLLNISYWSMLEVIPNSFFSNMPCLEVLDLSMRKITSLPESISNLENLHALILRCCNQLKNVPSLEKLKALKIFVLTDSKIEELPKGIEELVNLRKLILSGNKILRTFPKRKLRRLSKLQYLRIDETGVKVSTKGLQCLCQLKVVAVHFHNVQELTKYVISQQFEGLQKYRLIVGEHQLFKRDLGEEFSIIFESVPFGSGVDQPVLSASIKSFVVDGFHNPISLSAIPCFKDAKDLRKCKVKCCNGLESIFSSSTFSEDGQISLGTVESFDLSELPRLRVLFDGIAPPHSIYFNLKELYISSCDAVKNIFPVQLLQNFPNLETLNVRVCMNVEDIMVEIAEMSDRGNHQNYSYSISLPKLKNLALRDLPRLKSIYNGVMVCPSIEVVGIVRCPMLRRLPLSLHMDGDQATTPHALKNIWAQEGWWESLEWDDPVTKTILQPYAR, encoded by the coding sequence ATGCGAAATCTCAAGAGAAAGGTAGAGTACTTGAGCGGTCAAGAGAATGACATAAATTCACAAATGAGCAATGCGGAGCGCCGACCAGGGAGAAGACCAAAGAAAGAAGTTGAAGTTTGGCTCACAAATGTGCAACGGCTTAAAGACGATGTGCAAAGGCTTGAGCAAGAAGTAGTTGGAGAAACAATGAATGTCTCTTCACGTATGCGGTTGGGAAAGGATATCGCTAAGAAGATTCTAGAGGTGCAAGAAATCCAGAAAAAGGGCAAtgattttaatagtttgatGATTGATGAAGATACAACTGGTAGACTGTTGCAACCATTAATGGAAGATTTTGTTAAATGCACAAAGGCAAGGAACATAGAGAACATTTGGAAATGCATGATGAATGATGACGTCACAAAGATTGGTGTTTATGGAATGGGGGGCGTTGGCAAAACAACCACCATGAAGTACATTCACAATCAGCTCTTGGAAGAAAAAGACAAGTTTGATAATGTGTATTGGGTCACCGTACCTAAAGCATTCCATATTATAAAGCTACAGAGCGCCATAGCTAAGGCACAGAAACTTCGTTTTTTGGATGATGAGGACGAAACAATAAGAACATCAGAATTATATGCCGTGCTCAACCAACAGAAAAGGTACGTCCTTATCTTAGATGATGTATGGGAGAGATTTGATCTGGACAGCGTGGGTATTCCGGAACCGAAGAGATCTAACGGGTGTAAACTTGTGCTAACTACACGATCGTTAGAAGTGTGTAAAAGGATGAAGTGTACACCTGTAAAAGTGGATCTTCTCACTGAGGAGGAAGCGCTGACTCTATTTAGCAGCATAGTTGTTGGAAATGACTCGGTGCTTGCTCCAGATGTGAAAGAAATTGCAGCTAAAATTGCCAAAGAATGTGCATGTCTACCGCTTGCAATTGTTACATTAGCTGGAAGTTGTCGGGTTTTGAAAGGAACCCGTGACTGGAGAAATGCACTAAATGAATTGATCACTTCTACGGAAGACGCCAGCGATGATGTAAGTAAGGTTTTTGAGCAACTCAAATTTAGTTATAGTCGCCTAGAAAATAAGGTGCTCCAGGATTGTTTCTTGTATTGTTCCTTGTATCCTGAAGACCATTTCATCCCTGTGAATGAGCtgatagagtattggattgcgGAGGAATTAATCGTTGATATGGACAGTGTAGAAGCAAAGTTGGACAAGGGTCACGCTGTATTGGGAAAACTAACAAGTAGCTGCTTATTGGAGAGCGTTACCGACAACCTCAAACACGAATGTGTTAGGATGCATGATTTGATAAGAGATATGGCTCTCAGAATAACAGCAAGTAGTCCTCGATTCATGGTAAATGCTGGTGAGACAAAAAAAAGGGTACCATATGAACCCTGGTCTGATGATCTTGAGAGGATTTCCTTCATGGATAGTTTGATAAGTGAACTTCCAATTACACCACCGAACTGCCCTCGGCTTACCACCTTACTTTTGAATATCAGCTATTGGTCAATGTTAGAAGTGATTCCAAATTCTTTCTTCTCCAATATGCCTTGTCTTGAGGTATTGGATTTATCCATGAGGAAAATAACGTCACTGCCAGAGTCCATCTCCAACTTGGAGAATTTGCATGCATTAATTCTGCGTTGCTGTAACCAATTAAAGAATGTGCCATCACTGGAGAAACTGAAGGCTCTGAAAATATTTGTACTGACTGATAGCAAAATTGAAGAATTACCGAAAGGTATAGAAGAATTGGTTAATCTCAGAAAACTCATCCTCTCAGGTAATAAAATACTAAGGACGTTTCCTAAACGGAAGTTACGCAGGCTCTCAAAACTCCAATACCTTAGAATTGACGAGACAGGAGTAAAAGTGTCCACAAAAGGTCTCCAGTGCTTGTGTCAATTAAAAGTTGTCGCTGTCCACTTTCACAATGTACAGGAGCTTACCAAGTATGTGATATCTCAGCAGTTCGAAGGGTTGCAGAAGTACCGTCTTATAGTGGGAGAACATCAGCTGTTCAAAAGAGATCTGGGAGAAGAGTTTAGTATCATTTTTGAATCTGTACCTTTTGGAAGTGGAGTAGATCAGCCAGTGCTCTCCGCAAGCATAAAGTCCTTTGTGGTTGATGGATTCCACAATCCCATTAGCTTATCAGCTATTCCATGCTTCAAAGATGCCAAAGATTTACGTAAATGTAAAGTCAAATGTTGTAACGGGTTAGAATCCATCTTTTCGTCATCTACCTTTTCAGAAGATGGCCAGATCTCTCTAGGAACTGTTGAGTCATTTGATTTGTCCGAGTTACCCAGATTAAGGGTACTCTTTGACGGGATTGCCCCACCACACAGCATTTACTTCAACCTAAAAGAATTGTACATCAGTTCATGTGACGCTGTGAAGAATATTTTCCCTGTCCAGTTATTGCAGAACTTCCCAAATCTCGAGACACTTAATGTACGAGTGTGTATGAATGTGGAGGATATAATGGTCGAAATAGCAGAGATGAGTGATCGGGGAAATCATCAAAATTATAGCTACTCAATCAGTCTCCCAAAACTCAAGAACTTAGCATTACGTGACCTACCAAGACTGAAGAGCATATATAATGGCGTGATGGTTTGTCCATCTATAGAAGTAGTGGGCATAGTAAGGTGTCCCATGTTAAGGAGACTGCCTCTTTCGCTGCATATGGATGGCGACCAAGCAACAACACCACATGCTCTCAAAAACATTTGGGCACAAGAAGGATGGTGGGAGTCGCTGGAATGGGATGATCCCGTCACCAAAACAATTCTTCAGCCTTATGCTAGGTAA